CCAGGAACAGGGCCAGTTATAGGTACTGGAGCTTCTTTTTCTACAGGTGTTTTAACTTCAACTACAATCTATTATGTAAGCGCCATGAGCTTTGAGGGGTGCGAAAGTGGAAGCAAGACACCTGTTCAGGCAATAGTGAAAAAGATTCCTGCTTTACCTTTAGCTGCTAACGGAACACATTGCGGACCAGGAGTAGTGAATCTTTCAGTATCAGGAGTAACAGGAAGTTATAAGTGGTTTAAAGACAATACAGATCAGATAGTACTTTCAAATTTAGCTACATATGCTCCGAGCATAAGTTCAACAACGACCTATTATGTTTCTTCGGATTCTTTAAGTTGTTCAAGTAGCAGAATACCTGTAGTTGCAACTATATTAACCCAACCGGCATTGCCAACCGGAAGTGATGTGTCGAGGTGCGGCCCTGGAAGAGTTAAGCTTGAAGCTTCAGCTTCAACGACCTCATTTAATTGGTATCTTGATTCAACAAGTACTTTGGTTCAGGGAACTCTACCAATTTATAATACCGATTCGATTTTAACCAATACTAAATATTATGTCTCATCTGTAAGCACAGATGGCTGCGAAAGTAATGGAAGAACAAAGATTAACGCTATTATAAATCTGCTTCCTTCTTCACCATCTGTAAAAGATGGTTATAACTGTGGTCCGGGAACAGTCGACCTTGAAGCCTATGGATCTGCAAATGAATTTATCTGGTATTCAGAAGCTATAAATGGAGACTCCTTATATACTGGTGATAAGTATAAAACAAAGTCACTGACTAGTACTACTGATTTTTATGTCCTTGCCAAAAGTAGTCTTGGCTGCTTTAGTACAGACAAAACCAAAGTGACGGCAACGATTAAAGCAATTCCGGATGAACCGACTCCTGTTGATAGCTCAAGATGTGGTCCGGGAGACGTCGTTCTTTCTGCAAAAGGATCATCGGAAAATAAATATAAATGGTATACATCTGAAATAGGAGGTTCTGCACTGGACAGCCTGGAAATATTCACGGCAAAAAATCTATCCAACAGCCAGACTTATTATGTAGCCTCTCAGGAAGATGGCTGCCAGAGTAATAGAGTTGATGTAGTTGCAACTATCTTTTCAAAACCTTCTTTACCTTCTGTAATTGACGGATCAAGATGTGGACCGGGAAGTGTACAACTCTCCGCAGCTTTGCCTAATTCCACATTCAAATGGTATCTTGACTCTACAAGTACTGTTGTTCAAGGATTTCTACCAACATATAATACCGATTCGATTGTAACGAATACTAAATATTATGTGTCATCTGTAAGCACAGAAGGCTGTGAAAGTGATGGAAGAACTAAGATTAATGCCATCATAAACCAAGTCCCGTCTTCTCCAATTGTAAAGGACGGTTCTAATTGTGGACCAGGAACGGTCGACCTTGAAGCTTCCGGAGGGGCAAACGAATTTATTTGGTATTCAAAAGATGTAAATGGCGATTCTTTGTTTACCGGGACTATATATAAAACTCAGTCCTTGACTACCACCACTCATTTTTATGTCCTTGCAAAAAGTAATCTTGGTTGCTACAGCGAAGAAAAAACAGTGGTTACCGCAACAATTAAAACAATTCCGGGGGAACCAACTCCCATTGATGGTTCTAGGTGCGGTCCGGGAGACGTTGTTCTATCTGCTACAGGATCATCTGAGAATAAATATAAATGGTACTCAGGTTTAAGTGGAGGGGCTCCCCTCGACAGTTTGGGAAGCTATACAACAGAAAGCCTCAATGGGAATAAGACATATTATGTAGCATCTCAGGAAAACGGATGCCAGAGCAATAGAGTAGGAGTATTGGCTACCATCAATCCTATACCAGCGAAACCTATTGCAGTGGGTGATTCCAGCTGTGGAAAAGGGGATTTAGATCTTTTGGCTTCCGGAGCTTCCGATTATTACTGGTATTCTGATGCATTATCAGCGACAAAGCTTGATTCCGGAGCAACTTTTACAGCACATGATATTAGTACTACTCAATATTATTTTGTTAGTGCTGTCAGCGATAAGGGATGTGAAAGCAGTGACCGGACTCAGGTTCAGGCTTTGATTCTGGATTTTCCTGTGCAACCAACCGCTAAAGATACAGCCCTTTGTGGTGAGGGGGAGGTGAAGCTCAAAGCATCAGCTTCTTCAGGAACTTTTAAATGGTATGATACTGGAAATCATGAAATAGGAAATCGGCAGGAATTGCCGACAGGAATTATTGAGTCAGATTCTATATTCTATGTTTCATCTATTGTACATGGTTGTGAAAGTATTAAGAAACCTGTATTTGTTACGATAAACCCGCTTCCATCAATTCCGACAGTGAAGGATACAAGTATTTGTGGGGTACAAAGTATAACGCTTACCGCTTCAGGAAGTCCGGATACTTATCGTTGGTATAATCAGGAAGACGATGATAGTTCAATGGCAGTGAATAAGGGAGATAAATTTTTATCTTCTATATCTTCAACGGTTTCATATTATGTTTCTTCCATTAGTAGTCAGAAATGTGAAAGTCAGGATAGAGCAAAATTAACAGTTTCTTTTACCAAGAATCCGGAAGCACCTGTTTCAGTTCCTAATTACATCTGCGGTTCCGGTAATATTGACCTTTCAGTAACAGGACTTTCCCAAAATTATTTATGGTATTCCAGCAAAGACTCTTTGCTAGGTAGTTCTGCAACCTATAAGGCATATGTAAAATCCGACTCTACATTTTATGTGGTTGCAGATAGTGCTGGGTGTAAAAGCTCCAAAACGATAGTAGAGGCATTTATTAAGCCTTTACCTCCAGCTCCGACAGTTAAAGATACGGCGACATGTGTTGCTGGCAGCATGACACTCTCAGCTTTCGGATCTCCGGAATCATACAAATGGTATGATAGTCTGAATGTTTTGTTAGGAGAAAGTCAATCTATTGCAATTAATAACATTTCCAGAACTACCACATTTTATGTGGAATCAAGCCTTAACGGATGTGAAAGTGAAACTAAAACTCCACTTATTGTCACGTTAAATGACATTCCTCCGGCTCCGAAGGCAAATGTTACTCCTGTCTGTGGAGGGGGAAAGGTAGCTTTGTCTGCCTCAGGCTCTGCTGGAAATTATTTTTGGTACGAGACTGAAACAAGTACATTGGAACTTAAAAATAGTCCTGATTATCTCACAGATTCTTTATCTGCTTCCAAACTCTTTTATGTATTGGCAGAAAAGGATAATTGCAAAAGTGAACGTGTACCTGTTACGGCATTGGTAAATCCTTTACCAGATGAACCATCAGTTGCAGGTGATACAATTTGTGAAAGTGAAACCACTCTAATACTAAAGGCCAGCGGTAATTTCGAGAACTTTATTTGGTATTCAACTTTGGTTGGCAACGACTCTATTGGATCAGGCAATTCTTTAACTGTAAATTTAAGTTCTACTTACACCTACTATGTAGCTTCTCTGGATAACAATGGATGTAAAAGTACCAGAACTCCTGTATTGGCACTTGTAAATCCTAGTCCTTTAAAACCTAATGCTATAGGAAGCAAAAGATGTGGACCAGGTCCTGTAACCCTTACAGCCTCAGGTTTTGATGAGTATAAATGGTATGAAGCAGAAAATGGAAGTCCTTTTGCAACTCACAATGATACGTTAGAAGTGAACACTGTAACGGAAACCAGATCTTACTATGTATCTTCTGTTGCACAGGGATGTGAAAGTCAGGAAAAAACGAAGGTAGATGTGCATATCAATCCTATACCATCAAATCCTGAAGGAGTAGAGAGCTCGGTATGTAAACAGGGTAGTGTTCTTCTTTCAGCTAAAAATTCTCCTGATAAATATTACTGGTATACTGGAGATTCAAATACTGAAATTCCTGTTGATACAACCCTTGCAGATTATCAGACCCCATTCATAACTGCTACTACAAAATTTTATGTGAGCTCTGTGGATACTCTTGGTTGTGAAAGTGCTAAAACGGAAGTAACAGCATATGTTAAGCCCTTGCCAGAAGCTCCGGTAACAGTTTCAGATTCTGCATGCGTTAATACGAGGGCGATGATTTTAAAAGCGGATGGTATTGCAGAAAACTTTAAGTGGTATACATCAGATACGAGTTCAGTATCGATCAATGAAGGTAAGGCGTTTAACATTAGTAATTTGCCAGTTACCACTTCTTACTATGTTTCTTCTGAAACGGAAGGATGTTCTAGTTCATCCAGAACTATTGTTACTGCCATAGTAAAATCGTTACCTGACAAACCGGTTACTATAAATGATACGATTTGTGGAGGAGGTAATGTTGAATTAAGGGCAATTGCTTCAGGAGCAGACTCATTCATTTGGTATAATGGAGAAGCACAAGTTGCAGATGAGCATAATGATACCTTAAAAATTAACATAACAAAGAATTCTGTATTCGCAGTAGCTTCCTATTTTAATGGATGTGAAAGTTCTGAGAAAACAGAGGTCTTGGCTATTGTGAAACCATTCCCCCAGCTTCCTGTTCCAGATCATGGATTCAGCTGTGGTCCTGGAAGAGTGACGCTCAATGCTTCTGCTAATGTAGGAAAACTTCTATGGTACAAAGGAAGTGAAGGAGGGCTAAGCACTGGTTCAGGAGAAGTAATGGTGACTTCTTATCTTGAAAATGATACTACTTATTATGTTACATCAGAGGCTCAGGGTTGCGAAAACACCACCAGAGTTGCGGTGAATGCGGTTATAAAACCCAAGCCTGAGCTTCCAATAACAGAAGACCAAAAAATTTGCGGGAGCCAAACAGTAACACTTGCAGCTTCCGGAGCTCCTGCAGATGGAGAATATTTGTGGTTCGTTCCAGATTCTAGTGAAGTCAAATATTCCGGTGCTGAATATCAAATCAATGCTATTGCCACTACGACTATGTATGTGGCTGTTGGTCTGGACGGATGTAAAAGTGAAAAGGTGCCTGTAACAGTGAGAGTTGATACCATTCCAACTATCCCTTTTACTGCAGATGTATCAAGGTGTGGAGCAGGTGAGGTAAAACTACAGGCGTCGGGTTCCACGGGGCAATTTAACTGGTATGAAACTAATAGTCAGGAAATAATTAGCACAGGTAAGGAGTTTGATTTAGGTAATCTGATTGCGAGTACTTCCTATTTCGTTTCTTCTTTTGATGAAAATTGTGAAAGTCCTAAGGTTGAAGTCAAAGCCATAGTTAACCCGGCTAGTGTAGCAGGTACACTGGAATCACCGGCCACACTAGTTTGTAATGGAGCAAATTCCGGCACTATTACAGCAGTTGGAGTTGAAGGAACTGTTAAATCGTGGCTGGTTTCAGGAAATAATTTTTTAACAGCATCTGCAAAAAATTCTGGAGAAAAGGAATTGGAGTATAACAACATTTCAACTCCTACAGGATATAAAATAATTGTGCAAAATGGTAGTTGTCCTGCAGATACTTCCGATGCGTTTATATTATCTGTTGATAATTCTCCAATGACAGTTGGTGGTACCTTGTTATTGGAAGACAGCACCGCTTCAGGAGGTGTGCTTAAGCTTGAAGATTATACGGGGGATATAGTACGCTGGGAGTCAAGCGGTGATGGAATTACATATGCACCAATGGTAAGCACAGATTCTTTGTACAAATTTTCAATAAGGTCAATTGATAATTTTTATAGAGCAGTTGTGAAATCCGGAACTTGTCCTGAGAGAACTTCAGAGGCATATTACCTTGGAGAGTTTTTGAAGATGAAGATATACACTTCCTTTTCCCCTAATGGAGATGGTATCAATGACACCTGGTATATTGACGGTATAGAGGCATACCCGGATAACAAGGTAAATATTTTCAATCGTTGGGGTAATCTTGTTTATGAAGCAAATGGATATGATAATAACATTAAAGTCTGGAAAGGTACAGCAAATACAGGTATGCTGATTGGAAATGATAACACATTACCAGATGGCACCTATTTCTATAATCTGGATTGGGGAAAAGGCAAGAAGCCTTCAACAGGATATGTCGTTATAAAAAGATAAAGAGCTAAGTTAAGTACACGTGGTCAGGTCAAGTATATTACTGGTAAGTTTAATTTTGCTGTCTTGGGTAACCAAAGCCCAGCAGGCTACGTTGTATTCGCAATACATGTTTAATGGGCTTGCGATTAATCCGGCATATGCCGGCTCCAGTGAAGCTTTAAACTTCACTGCTACAGGAAGAAAACAATGGAGTGGAGTGGAAGGAGCACCTTCAACGCTTACTTTCTCAGCACATGCGCCTATACGCAAAGAAAAGATGGCGTTGGGGGCTTTGATTACCAATGATCATATTTCTGTTTTTACACAGACTACATTAAATGTAGTTTATGCTTATAGGTTACATCTTACCACAGGCTCTACTCTGGCATTTGGGCTTCAGGCTGGGGCTTCCAATTATCTTGCGAGATATAGCGACTTGACTTACAAAGCGGCTAATGATCCTACTTTACAACAGGAAGATTATAATACAATTACTCCTGGATTTGGAGCTGGAATTTATTATAATTCAAAAAAGTTTTATGCCGGAGCTTCTGTTCCCTATCTGGCCAGCAATTTCCTCGCTTCAAAATATGTTGCTAATCGAATGGAATTAAAGAATCATTATTTTTTTACAGCGGGTTATGTTGCGGATGTAAATGAGAACCTGAAATTTAAGC
The Sporocytophaga myxococcoides DSM 11118 genome window above contains:
- a CDS encoding gliding motility-associated C-terminal domain-containing protein encodes the protein MKNNHTSMKALVCAKISRSVGLAFLIFFFLVTNARGANFYSVSAGAWETPSNWVTDACGGSATASGIPQASDNVFICSAVILSSTVTVNDLTINASGNLSFAASTISNLTVSGNLTVNSGGTFQAVAGTITHTLNLAGSFTNNGSVDFWKSTTSNVSLIFNGGGNTVVSGSGTWNLFAVTMNKSARLSVFEVQAPAFFTNFNSGVWTLTQGTYFHNCNRTFNMASATPDFTINTNTIVKVANGTLNIAAAGNHLLLQGGLEITGGTVNVGRTNGTSPNSLRYSQSGGNIPYIKITGGLLNSYQGINSFDDGAAANYPFSFDMSGATSTVTLNTGAAQPSRESFKVTDVAGSIFKMTEGLITFSRRNGGARSDFAVCGTNGTVTSSGGTVQFGTSVSVAEVYTFTPFANNTLPNFSVSGPANQNVILRPSSAGNFRLLSLYIDAGKTFDVSSTGDVNDGRTMTLTGSNLSGYAFFDNNNEAADHFLYRQGTVVVTSSATIRTNAAAADLSIRRFYSLSFAFPNQNIKIDNDFGVNWVLTFNGGVLDASNRNIYLYHSAPLSITAGSTITLSNLVFNRGSAQDLPGYDYNCTILALANGTQIKQKGKVSCLNLKITGNMVSGVSYTNVDNDDSLHVRGDIDIGCSGCSNSTASSTDFFSAIITVDGNFNLNTNGYVNTQAPIIRVGGDWNNTSTNGTAFSENLSTVIFIGSGKNQIKCTATGGEIFYNLAINKNGKDSLVSVVSVSNSLAFTNGKFISSATNLMIIRSGATVSGASHASHVNGPVQKNGSGTFDFPIGDGTYYRPMGITTGGSGDIFIAQYFNQGAKQPDYNFASKGPGVQEVSNCEYWNLKREAGSSQPRVRLSYGAGKCELLSEYTTYKVTYWSSSQWIDLGRGGALTSGNATSGFVESTGQVSSFGIFTLQSCLKPIVAKSGATNFCLGKSVTLTSNVATTYIWAPGGQTTNAITVSTAGTYTVTTTTATGCTATSEPITVTVNSLPAQPTTTTVSPSPICDSAVVTLTASGPSGISDYRWYNDNVTATSFAGGPSYTTPSKIKANRTFYVTSYDGNGCESTPRTAVNVNITASPPVPTSADAFICDPGEIILTAGGSAGGYIWYDVDQAGTPVYYGSNFVIPNLTATKIYYVAASAAGCESGRFKVTASLHTRPTSPVGIPDSTCGSGSVTLKATGSSSGYKWYNPPGTGPVIGTGASFSTGVLTSTTIYYVSAMSFEGCESGSKTPVQAIVKKIPALPLAANGTHCGPGVVNLSVSGVTGSYKWFKDNTDQIVLSNLATYAPSISSTTTYYVSSDSLSCSSSRIPVVATILTQPALPTGSDVSRCGPGRVKLEASASTTSFNWYLDSTSTLVQGTLPIYNTDSILTNTKYYVSSVSTDGCESNGRTKINAIINLLPSSPSVKDGYNCGPGTVDLEAYGSANEFIWYSEAINGDSLYTGDKYKTKSLTSTTDFYVLAKSSLGCFSTDKTKVTATIKAIPDEPTPVDSSRCGPGDVVLSAKGSSENKYKWYTSEIGGSALDSLEIFTAKNLSNSQTYYVASQEDGCQSNRVDVVATIFSKPSLPSVIDGSRCGPGSVQLSAALPNSTFKWYLDSTSTVVQGFLPTYNTDSIVTNTKYYVSSVSTEGCESDGRTKINAIINQVPSSPIVKDGSNCGPGTVDLEASGGANEFIWYSKDVNGDSLFTGTIYKTQSLTTTTHFYVLAKSNLGCYSEEKTVVTATIKTIPGEPTPIDGSRCGPGDVVLSATGSSENKYKWYSGLSGGAPLDSLGSYTTESLNGNKTYYVASQENGCQSNRVGVLATINPIPAKPIAVGDSSCGKGDLDLLASGASDYYWYSDALSATKLDSGATFTAHDISTTQYYFVSAVSDKGCESSDRTQVQALILDFPVQPTAKDTALCGEGEVKLKASASSGTFKWYDTGNHEIGNRQELPTGIIESDSIFYVSSIVHGCESIKKPVFVTINPLPSIPTVKDTSICGVQSITLTASGSPDTYRWYNQEDDDSSMAVNKGDKFLSSISSTVSYYVSSISSQKCESQDRAKLTVSFTKNPEAPVSVPNYICGSGNIDLSVTGLSQNYLWYSSKDSLLGSSATYKAYVKSDSTFYVVADSAGCKSSKTIVEAFIKPLPPAPTVKDTATCVAGSMTLSAFGSPESYKWYDSLNVLLGESQSIAINNISRTTTFYVESSLNGCESETKTPLIVTLNDIPPAPKANVTPVCGGGKVALSASGSAGNYFWYETETSTLELKNSPDYLTDSLSASKLFYVLAEKDNCKSERVPVTALVNPLPDEPSVAGDTICESETTLILKASGNFENFIWYSTLVGNDSIGSGNSLTVNLSSTYTYYVASLDNNGCKSTRTPVLALVNPSPLKPNAIGSKRCGPGPVTLTASGFDEYKWYEAENGSPFATHNDTLEVNTVTETRSYYVSSVAQGCESQEKTKVDVHINPIPSNPEGVESSVCKQGSVLLSAKNSPDKYYWYTGDSNTEIPVDTTLADYQTPFITATTKFYVSSVDTLGCESAKTEVTAYVKPLPEAPVTVSDSACVNTRAMILKADGIAENFKWYTSDTSSVSINEGKAFNISNLPVTTSYYVSSETEGCSSSSRTIVTAIVKSLPDKPVTINDTICGGGNVELRAIASGADSFIWYNGEAQVADEHNDTLKINITKNSVFAVASYFNGCESSEKTEVLAIVKPFPQLPVPDHGFSCGPGRVTLNASANVGKLLWYKGSEGGLSTGSGEVMVTSYLENDTTYYVTSEAQGCENTTRVAVNAVIKPKPELPITEDQKICGSQTVTLAASGAPADGEYLWFVPDSSEVKYSGAEYQINAIATTTMYVAVGLDGCKSEKVPVTVRVDTIPTIPFTADVSRCGAGEVKLQASGSTGQFNWYETNSQEIISTGKEFDLGNLIASTSYFVSSFDENCESPKVEVKAIVNPASVAGTLESPATLVCNGANSGTITAVGVEGTVKSWLVSGNNFLTASAKNSGEKELEYNNISTPTGYKIIVQNGSCPADTSDAFILSVDNSPMTVGGTLLLEDSTASGGVLKLEDYTGDIVRWESSGDGITYAPMVSTDSLYKFSIRSIDNFYRAVVKSGTCPERTSEAYYLGEFLKMKIYTSFSPNGDGINDTWYIDGIEAYPDNKVNIFNRWGNLVYEANGYDNNIKVWKGTANTGMLIGNDNTLPDGTYFYNLDWGKGKKPSTGYVVIKR
- a CDS encoding PorP/SprF family type IX secretion system membrane protein produces the protein MVRSSILLVSLILLSWVTKAQQATLYSQYMFNGLAINPAYAGSSEALNFTATGRKQWSGVEGAPSTLTFSAHAPIRKEKMALGALITNDHISVFTQTTLNVVYAYRLHLTTGSTLAFGLQAGASNYLARYSDLTYKAANDPTLQQEDYNTITPGFGAGIYYNSKKFYAGASVPYLASNFLASKYVANRMELKNHYFFTAGYVADVNENLKFKPSTLIKYIEGAPIQIDYNANFLYKEFLWLGVSYRSKTSLIFLAQVYANDQLSFGYSYDHSLSKLSGFNTGSHEIMISYLFSYTKTKVVTPRYF